One genomic segment of Thermovibrio guaymasensis includes these proteins:
- a CDS encoding polysaccharide deacetylase family protein — MLVLLYHRVHPKFGVHPELFREQMLFLKRRLRLVSLKEAENPPPFSALVTFDDGFYDVFHYAYPILKELSIPAVIFVSPERLLNSQVVRTAPHYSNVSTYEAFKNSFLNKDNSAFLSWGELKEMKDVFSIQSHGLTHRATVGGGGKPFKEEGKDWRIFSLSEEERKKVKVGTSLTSILVKDKREAERELSLSKEIIEKNLGIKVNSLAFPWGIYNGELLETAKKFGYRYCFTTVRGWNRRASCEIKRLAVGEKKSLRWFKIRSLLYSP, encoded by the coding sequence ATGTTAGTCTTACTCTACCACAGGGTTCACCCTAAGTTTGGAGTTCACCCAGAACTCTTTAGAGAGCAGATGCTCTTCTTAAAGAGGAGGTTAAGGTTAGTTTCTCTTAAAGAGGCTGAGAATCCTCCCCCTTTTTCTGCTTTAGTGACTTTCGATGACGGCTTTTACGACGTATTCCACTACGCCTACCCCATTTTAAAGGAGCTCTCCATTCCGGCAGTTATCTTCGTCTCCCCCGAAAGGCTCCTTAACTCCCAAGTAGTTAGAACAGCTCCCCACTACTCAAACGTATCAACTTATGAAGCCTTTAAAAACTCATTTCTGAATAAGGACAACTCTGCATTTTTAAGCTGGGGAGAGCTGAAGGAAATGAAGGACGTCTTCTCCATCCAGTCCCACGGACTAACCCACAGGGCAACAGTAGGAGGGGGAGGAAAGCCCTTTAAAGAGGAGGGAAAAGACTGGAGAATCTTTTCCCTATCTGAAGAGGAGAGAAAAAAGGTAAAAGTTGGAACATCACTAACTAGCATTCTGGTAAAAGATAAAAGGGAGGCTGAGAGGGAGCTTTCACTCTCTAAGGAGATAATTGAGAAAAACTTAGGAATTAAAGTAAATTCATTGGCATTTCCCTGGGGAATTTACAACGGGGAGCTCCTTGAAACGGCAAAGAAGTTTGGATACAGATATTGTTTCACAACAGTTAGGGGGTGGAACAGAAGGGCTTCTTGCGAAATAAAAAGGCTAGCAGTAGGAGAGAAAAAGAGCTTAAGGTGGTTTAAAATAAGAAGCCTCCTCTACTCTCCCTAG
- a CDS encoding glycosyltransferase family 4 protein codes for MLRTDFKVYRLGPIAAFDSSAHSVHQILMSAYFAKYGIDSYIYLRNLRPTKGEKELSSFIGIKFQDKLHVRLSSKHKGLSSLQNFITLLKDLKKNLGSNNWVFLSKADHVVKLSRLKNLLNFKIVFENHQDKTFIEAVKKADVVYTVSPKVYDKLKGFPKVKLWTYHYPVKDELINFSPEFREKEVYTLGYLGSLNPEKGIDFLLRAIKNLPSKLKIIGGKSDKLEKARKLAKEYGVIHKVKFTGFVPQNLIPSELSEVDIMVAPFTDEQKTIPLKVYEYLAVGIPTIASDIGPVRIVAKDYFFYFKPKDEKSFTEAFREVTENPERTRRVMIESKEYGKQFHWKEVIKRILSDLEKVKC; via the coding sequence TTGTTAAGAACCGACTTCAAGGTCTACAGGTTAGGACCGATAGCCGCCTTTGACTCAAGTGCTCACTCTGTTCATCAAATACTAATGTCTGCTTATTTCGCCAAGTACGGTATTGATTCGTACATCTACTTAAGGAATCTTAGGCCAACCAAGGGAGAAAAGGAACTTAGTTCATTTATAGGAATTAAATTTCAAGACAAATTACACGTAAGACTATCTTCAAAACATAAAGGGCTATCTTCTCTACAAAACTTCATAACTTTATTAAAAGACCTTAAGAAGAATCTAGGTTCTAACAACTGGGTTTTCCTTTCAAAAGCAGACCATGTTGTAAAACTTTCCAGACTTAAGAATTTGCTAAATTTCAAAATCGTTTTTGAGAATCACCAAGACAAAACTTTTATTGAAGCAGTTAAAAAAGCAGACGTCGTATACACGGTTTCTCCAAAAGTTTACGACAAGCTTAAAGGGTTTCCTAAAGTTAAACTCTGGACCTACCACTATCCGGTTAAAGATGAGCTTATAAACTTTTCTCCTGAATTCAGGGAAAAGGAAGTATACACTCTCGGGTACTTAGGAAGCCTTAACCCCGAAAAGGGAATAGATTTCCTCTTAAGAGCGATTAAAAACTTACCCTCAAAGCTAAAAATAATAGGAGGAAAAAGCGACAAATTAGAAAAGGCCCGTAAGTTGGCAAAGGAGTACGGGGTTATCCATAAAGTAAAGTTTACAGGGTTTGTACCCCAAAACCTTATCCCCTCGGAGCTCTCTGAGGTTGACATAATGGTAGCACCCTTTACTGATGAGCAGAAAACGATTCCTCTAAAGGTCTACGAGTACCTTGCTGTCGGAATTCCTACGATAGCTTCTGACATAGGGCCGGTTAGGATCGTTGCGAAGGACTACTTCTTTTACTTTAAGCCAAAGGATGAAAAGTCCTTTACTGAAGCTTTCCGAGAAGTTACTGAAAATCCCGAAAGGACAAGGAGGGTAATGATAGAATCTAAAGAGTACGGAAAACAGTTTCACTGGAAGGAAGTAATTAAAAGGATACTCTCTGATTTAGAGAAGGTTAAATGTTAG
- a CDS encoding glycosyltransferase family 4 protein: MKKVAIFYKTFSTFGGQEKVVYNFSHFLAQKGYLVEVYAYKVKSPSKLPNLVVRKVFVPNLGRAFRNLFFSLLSYLIAKKLKEEGFITLGFGKTFYQDIFRAGGGIHKYYIERAKYKYESSVGRALYTLKKKFLPSYWVTSFIEKLTFESPNLKAIIVPTNFVKDQILTFYSPKADLVLIRNGVNLLRFSPEKGYLGDKLREELGISKSEFVFSYVSSNFELKGFQYLLKACQILKERGINFKLIAAGDSSKRWMEELKGRGLEGRVYLLGKVSNVESVYLASDFFVYPTLFDASSNAVLEAMACGIPVIASKYSGTGELITEGVSGFLISSPENPEEIALKMELALKSSFKEMGLAARKEAEKYPEEKVFDEYEKVLRSI, encoded by the coding sequence ATGAAGAAAGTTGCGATATTCTATAAAACTTTTAGTACTTTCGGTGGCCAGGAAAAGGTTGTATACAACTTCTCCCACTTCCTTGCACAGAAAGGTTACTTGGTTGAAGTTTATGCATATAAAGTAAAATCTCCCTCTAAACTTCCAAACTTGGTTGTTAGGAAAGTTTTCGTTCCGAATTTGGGAAGGGCCTTTAGGAACCTGTTCTTTTCTCTTTTGTCATACCTTATCGCTAAGAAGTTGAAGGAGGAAGGTTTTATTACTTTAGGCTTTGGAAAGACCTTCTATCAGGATATCTTTAGGGCCGGAGGAGGAATTCATAAGTATTACATTGAGAGGGCGAAGTATAAGTACGAGTCTTCCGTTGGGAGAGCTCTTTACACTTTAAAGAAGAAGTTTCTACCCTCTTACTGGGTTACTTCTTTTATTGAGAAGTTAACCTTTGAGAGTCCTAACTTAAAGGCAATTATCGTTCCTACCAATTTTGTTAAGGATCAAATACTTACTTTCTACTCTCCAAAGGCCGATTTAGTCCTGATAAGGAACGGGGTTAACCTTTTGAGGTTTTCTCCCGAAAAGGGATATTTGGGGGATAAACTTAGGGAGGAACTTGGAATTTCTAAAAGTGAATTTGTCTTTTCTTACGTCTCTTCAAACTTTGAACTCAAAGGGTTTCAGTATCTTTTAAAGGCGTGTCAAATTTTAAAGGAAAGGGGAATTAATTTTAAGCTGATTGCTGCGGGAGATAGCAGTAAGAGGTGGATGGAGGAGTTAAAGGGGAGGGGACTCGAAGGTAGAGTTTACCTACTTGGAAAAGTTAGTAATGTAGAGTCTGTTTACCTTGCGAGTGACTTTTTCGTATACCCTACTCTCTTTGACGCTTCCTCAAACGCCGTTCTTGAGGCTATGGCCTGCGGTATTCCCGTTATTGCCAGTAAGTACTCAGGAACTGGGGAGCTTATTACAGAGGGAGTTTCCGGTTTTCTGATAAGTTCTCCAGAAAACCCTGAAGAAATTGCCCTGAAGATGGAGCTTGCCCTTAAGAGCTCCTTTAAAGAGATGGGGCTTGCCGCTAGGAAGGAGGCTGAAAAGTACCCAGAGGAAAAGGTCTTTGATGAGTACGAGAAAGTTCTACGAAGCATTTAA
- a CDS encoding O-antigen ligase family protein — MSTRKFYEAFKFLWDERFWAYLFLFSIPVSVPLARTSLKLFLLVFFLNVLFRLRKLKLEKVDFIVLSFPAYQFITLLFKGELINFLRVPNGILPSLSYLLRFSAVDVVRALKIFLIGSSVLSFAVILQSLLPIPDYIILLRGDFQFHFHFSVVRPLHTFVGHPLTAGALSSTGFILSVILYLKFKRFLYLFSAFLNLLAVILLFDRTYWLAVSLVCFVIFFLVLRNFRLFIPFALIFILSVLTVPQIKERFTSIFDVKHNASNRYRLAMWVGALEFYSQAPIEEKLFGVGREGYKSEVRPFVERAEKKFNLSPHLFSHLHSDYVTVLVWYGLLGLVIFLFVFFYLLFLNLRAFRETSDYLYLFFFSFYLLILIGGIFEYNFEDGVVKCTIYSLMGLNVKLLKGGRAL, encoded by the coding sequence ATGAGTACGAGAAAGTTCTACGAAGCATTTAAGTTCCTTTGGGATGAAAGGTTCTGGGCTTATCTGTTCCTCTTTTCAATTCCCGTCTCTGTTCCTCTAGCACGAACGTCTTTAAAATTATTTTTGCTCGTTTTCTTTCTAAATGTTTTGTTTAGGTTAAGGAAGTTAAAACTTGAGAAGGTTGACTTCATAGTTTTATCCTTTCCAGCCTATCAGTTTATTACTCTTTTGTTTAAGGGAGAGCTTATCAATTTCCTGAGAGTTCCTAACGGAATTCTTCCTTCCCTTTCCTACTTACTAAGGTTTTCAGCCGTGGATGTGGTTAGGGCTCTTAAAATTTTCCTAATAGGCTCAAGTGTTCTCTCTTTTGCGGTTATACTTCAATCCCTCCTTCCAATCCCCGACTACATCATTCTTCTTCGCGGAGATTTCCAATTCCACTTTCACTTTTCCGTAGTTCGTCCCCTCCATACCTTTGTCGGACATCCTTTGACTGCGGGAGCCCTATCCTCAACAGGTTTTATATTATCTGTAATCCTGTACTTAAAGTTTAAGAGGTTCCTTTACCTATTTTCTGCTTTTTTAAACCTGCTAGCTGTAATTTTGCTCTTTGATAGGACTTACTGGTTGGCCGTCTCTCTCGTTTGTTTTGTAATTTTCTTCTTAGTTTTGAGGAACTTTAGGCTTTTTATTCCCTTCGCTTTAATATTTATCCTCTCTGTTTTAACCGTTCCTCAAATTAAAGAGAGGTTTACTTCTATTTTTGACGTTAAGCACAACGCGAGTAACAGGTATAGGCTTGCAATGTGGGTAGGAGCTCTTGAGTTTTACTCTCAAGCTCCTATAGAGGAAAAGCTTTTTGGAGTTGGAAGGGAAGGTTATAAGAGTGAAGTAAGACCTTTTGTAGAGAGGGCGGAGAAAAAGTTTAATTTAAGCCCTCACCTCTTTTCGCACCTTCACAGTGACTACGTAACAGTTTTGGTCTGGTACGGCCTTTTAGGTTTAGTTATCTTCCTTTTTGTCTTCTTCTACCTGCTCTTTCTTAACTTAAGGGCCTTTAGGGAAACTTCCGACTACCTTTATCTCTTCTTCTTTTCCTTTTACCTTCTGATTTTGATTGGTGGCATTTTCGAGTACAACTTTGAGGATGGAGTTGTGAAGTGTACGATCTATTCACTGATGGGCCTTAACGTTAAGCTCTTAAAAGGAGGGAGAGCTCTCTAA
- the thiE gene encoding thiamine phosphate synthase — translation MKELPAERQFLYVITDERFLNVFNIYEAVERAILGGAKVVQYRAKRKTAKEMLEEALLVREATKHHNALFIVNDRLDLAIAADADGVHLGQDDLPVKYAKEIAGEDFIVGLSTHNLNQVKEANRKKEFIDYIGFGPVFPTTTKENPDPVTGVENLCRAVEVSELPVVAIGGIFKENVKEVAKCKPSGIAVVRAAFEKGDPYENVRELSLLLRA, via the coding sequence ATGAAAGAGCTCCCCGCCGAAAGGCAGTTCCTCTACGTAATAACCGACGAGCGCTTTTTAAACGTCTTTAATATCTACGAAGCCGTTGAGAGGGCAATCCTCGGCGGAGCAAAGGTAGTCCAGTATAGGGCAAAGAGAAAAACAGCAAAGGAGATGCTTGAAGAGGCCTTGCTAGTAAGGGAAGCAACAAAACACCACAACGCCCTCTTTATAGTCAACGACAGGCTTGACCTTGCAATTGCCGCCGATGCCGACGGAGTTCACCTCGGGCAGGACGACTTACCGGTTAAGTACGCCAAAGAGATTGCAGGAGAAGACTTCATAGTCGGACTCTCCACCCACAACTTGAACCAGGTAAAAGAGGCAAACAGGAAGAAGGAGTTCATTGACTACATAGGCTTTGGACCGGTATTCCCTACAACGACGAAAGAAAATCCCGACCCTGTAACGGGAGTTGAAAACCTGTGTAGGGCTGTTGAGGTTTCAGAACTTCCAGTGGTAGCAATTGGAGGGATTTTTAAAGAGAACGTTAAGGAAGTGGCTAAGTGCAAACCTTCAGGAATTGCCGTTGTAAGGGCTGCCTTTGAAAAGGGGGATCCTTACGAGAATGTTAGAGAGCTCTCCCTCCTTTTAAGAGCTTAA
- the rpsT gene encoding 30S ribosomal protein S20 yields the protein MPNTKSAKKRLRQNIKRRERNRYYVRRMKTEAKKVLEAVAQKDLERAKEQLRVAMKWIERAAARGAIHKNEAARRQSRVASAVAKLEKELAGQQQ from the coding sequence ATGCCCAACACTAAGTCTGCAAAGAAGAGGCTTCGCCAGAACATAAAGAGAAGGGAAAGGAACAGGTACTACGTAAGGAGAATGAAAACTGAAGCCAAGAAAGTACTTGAGGCAGTAGCTCAAAAAGACCTAGAAAGGGCCAAGGAGCAGCTTAGAGTTGCAATGAAGTGGATTGAAAGGGCTGCTGCAAGGGGAGCTATCCACAAGAACGAAGCTGCAAGGAGACAGTCAAGGGTAGCCTCTGCAGTTGCTAAACTAGAAAAGGAGCTTGCAGGACAGCAGCAGTAA
- a CDS encoding TIGR04219 family outer membrane beta-barrel protein, which translates to MKRFLVVLTSVFALTTTAGAVTISGGAGAWKEKPSGWIEYTENKGAGVSAKTNVDVKDDLHIDDETKAFGWFKISDIPFLPDVKVRYTPMKFTGSGIATTTFTFGKLTVPAKSKVSSKVEANQYDVILTYNFPFIKTATANKLNLQWGINVKVIDGYAKVKYSDPTSPGGWREDSKSATIPVPMAHLEGEVRPVSLFGLSFEGNWVGYSGSQFYDVVGEFKVYPHKNLFVGVGYRYQRLKLDDISDVSSDLKVKGAFAEAGFTF; encoded by the coding sequence ATGAAAAGATTTCTTGTAGTTCTTACTTCCGTTTTTGCTTTAACTACAACTGCCGGTGCTGTTACAATTTCAGGCGGTGCAGGTGCGTGGAAGGAAAAGCCTTCAGGCTGGATAGAGTATACGGAGAATAAGGGAGCAGGAGTTTCTGCTAAAACTAATGTTGATGTAAAGGATGACCTTCACATTGACGATGAAACAAAGGCCTTTGGCTGGTTTAAGATTTCAGATATTCCCTTCTTACCGGATGTTAAAGTGAGATACACCCCCATGAAGTTTACAGGTAGTGGTATTGCAACTACCACTTTTACCTTCGGTAAGCTTACTGTTCCTGCCAAATCAAAAGTTAGTAGTAAGGTAGAAGCTAACCAATATGATGTAATCCTCACTTATAACTTTCCATTTATCAAAACGGCTACTGCTAACAAATTGAACCTTCAGTGGGGTATTAACGTTAAGGTTATAGATGGTTATGCTAAGGTTAAGTACTCTGATCCAACCTCTCCTGGTGGCTGGAGGGAGGATAGTAAGAGTGCAACTATTCCGGTTCCTATGGCTCACCTTGAAGGAGAAGTTAGACCAGTTTCCCTCTTTGGACTCTCCTTTGAAGGTAACTGGGTAGGTTATTCCGGAAGCCAGTTTTACGATGTGGTCGGTGAGTTTAAGGTCTACCCTCATAAGAACCTCTTTGTAGGTGTAGGTTACAGGTATCAGAGGCTAAAACTTGATGACATAAGCGACGTTTCTTCAGACTTAAAAGTTAAAGGTGCTTTTGCAGAGGCTGGATTTACCTTTTAG
- the dapC gene encoding succinyldiaminopimelate transaminase — MNRRVKELKAYPMDRLVKAKEELRQKGIKIYDFGTGDPKEPTAPFIREALKRAVPEVSQYPTVKGKPELRRAISSWFFNRFGVELDPETEVIPSAGSKEAIFHFPLVFVDTDTPKTKVIFGTPGYPVYERGALFAGGEAVGVELKEEDGFLLRIDRLPRSLLKETAIVWINYPHNPTGAVAPLSYLEEVYGICREYGIILCSDECYTEIYFEEPPHSALEVGKEGIVVFHSLSKRSGLTGYRSGFVAGDREIVQTYLKYRSSFGVASPDFIQEAARVAWLDEEHVKERREIFKRKKEIFEDFFKKIGLKHLPVEATFYFWVRLPQGIDSEEYAFHLLKYGIVISPGQFFGRGGEGYFRIALVPTPSECLEAVEVWEKAHKEFMEKRS, encoded by the coding sequence ATGAACAGGAGAGTTAAGGAGTTGAAGGCCTATCCAATGGATAGGCTCGTTAAGGCTAAGGAGGAGCTCCGCCAGAAAGGGATAAAGATTTACGACTTTGGAACTGGAGACCCGAAGGAGCCCACAGCTCCTTTTATCAGGGAGGCTTTAAAGAGGGCCGTTCCGGAGGTCAGCCAGTACCCTACGGTTAAGGGTAAGCCAGAGCTCCGGAGGGCAATTTCAAGCTGGTTCTTCAACCGATTTGGAGTTGAGCTTGATCCAGAGACTGAAGTTATTCCAAGCGCAGGCTCTAAGGAGGCCATCTTCCACTTTCCATTAGTCTTTGTTGATACTGATACTCCAAAAACTAAGGTTATTTTTGGAACTCCCGGTTATCCTGTCTACGAGAGGGGAGCTCTCTTTGCAGGTGGAGAGGCGGTAGGAGTTGAACTTAAGGAGGAAGATGGTTTCCTCCTGAGAATTGACCGCCTTCCAAGGTCTCTCCTTAAGGAAACTGCAATAGTTTGGATTAACTACCCCCACAACCCTACCGGAGCTGTTGCTCCACTTTCGTACCTTGAGGAGGTTTACGGAATCTGCAGGGAATACGGAATAATCCTGTGTTCCGATGAGTGTTATACGGAGATTTACTTTGAAGAACCTCCCCACTCTGCACTTGAAGTAGGTAAGGAAGGGATTGTTGTCTTCCACTCCCTTTCAAAGAGGAGTGGTTTAACGGGCTACCGTTCTGGGTTTGTGGCCGGTGATAGGGAAATTGTTCAGACTTACCTAAAGTACCGCTCTTCTTTTGGAGTCGCCTCGCCTGATTTCATCCAGGAGGCAGCTAGAGTTGCCTGGCTTGATGAGGAGCACGTTAAAGAGAGGAGAGAGATTTTTAAAAGGAAGAAAGAGATATTTGAGGATTTCTTTAAGAAAATCGGCCTAAAACACCTTCCGGTTGAAGCTACTTTCTACTTCTGGGTGAGACTTCCACAGGGCATTGACAGTGAAGAGTACGCCTTTCACCTTCTTAAGTACGGAATAGTTATCTCCCCAGGTCAGTTCTTCGGTAGGGGAGGAGAGGGTTACTTTAGGATTGCTCTCGTTCCCACTCCTAGTGAGTGTTTAGAGGCGGTGGAAGTTTGGGAGAAGGCCCATAAAGAGTTTATGGAGAAGAGAAGTTGA
- a CDS encoding ExbD/TolR family protein → MKLRGRRSLISDINLSPILDLSLMLVIFLAVTTEFISGGEIKVQVPKGGAAVRASSEAVKVLIDKWGKIYYRGKEFKDPLELVKVLPKDRRIFIKADKETPYQFVFNLLDTLRKAGVKKVSLVGQRVD, encoded by the coding sequence TTGAAGTTAAGGGGAAGGAGGAGTTTAATTTCCGATATTAACCTCTCTCCTATTCTTGACCTTTCCCTCATGCTTGTAATCTTTTTGGCAGTCACTACAGAGTTTATAAGTGGTGGAGAGATAAAAGTTCAAGTTCCAAAGGGAGGAGCGGCGGTAAGGGCTTCCAGTGAGGCTGTGAAAGTTTTGATTGATAAATGGGGGAAAATCTACTACAGAGGAAAGGAGTTTAAGGATCCCCTTGAGCTTGTAAAGGTTCTACCAAAGGACAGGAGGATCTTTATAAAGGCAGATAAGGAGACTCCGTATCAGTTTGTATTTAACCTCCTTGATACTTTGAGGAAAGCAGGAGTTAAAAAGGTCTCTTTAGTGGGGCAGAGGGTTGACTGA
- the tsaE gene encoding tRNA (adenosine(37)-N6)-threonylcarbamoyltransferase complex ATPase subunit type 1 TsaE yields MTESCSFITESPEETLLLGKLLGSLLPKGSFLILKGDLGCGKTVLTKGIALSLGVPEDEVSSPSFNIVHDYGSLVHMDFYRLSSPEELYDLGFEDILSDERVKVAEWGDLAGGIVESPIVVECKEVEGGREFTIYDPTGKICQQLNKLWREHVKDS; encoded by the coding sequence TTGACTGAAAGCTGTTCTTTTATAACAGAGAGTCCTGAGGAGACTTTACTCCTTGGAAAGTTATTAGGTTCCTTACTTCCTAAAGGTTCTTTTTTGATTCTCAAAGGTGACCTTGGCTGTGGAAAGACTGTTCTTACAAAAGGGATTGCTTTGTCTTTGGGAGTTCCTGAGGATGAAGTTTCCTCTCCCTCTTTTAATATAGTTCATGACTACGGAAGTTTAGTTCACATGGACTTTTACAGGCTCTCCTCTCCTGAGGAGCTCTACGACCTGGGTTTTGAGGATATCCTCTCAGATGAGAGGGTAAAGGTTGCCGAGTGGGGAGATTTGGCTGGTGGGATCGTTGAAAGTCCAATAGTGGTTGAGTGTAAGGAAGTTGAAGGAGGAAGGGAGTTTACCATTTATGACCCAACGGGTAAAATCTGCCAGCAATTAAATAAACTCTGGAGGGAACATGTCAAGGATAGTTGA
- the eno gene encoding phosphopyruvate hydratase, whose translation MSRIVDVRAREILDSRGNPTVEVEVTLESGAIGRAAVPSGASTGEKEALELRDKDPKRYMGKGVLKAVKNVNEVIAPALVGVEALDQVNVDRLMLELDGTPNKSNLGANAILGVSMAVCRAAAEELGLPLFRYLGGTNAKELPVPMMNILNGGVHADNNVDLQEFMIMPVGGETYSEALRMGVEVYHTLKKVLKRMGHSTNVGDEGGFAPNLSSNEEALQVIMRAIEEAGYTPGEDVVLALDAASSEFYKGDGVYELAGEGKRLNREELVDFYRKLVEKYPIISIEDGMAEDDYEGWKLLTAALGDRVQLVGDDVFCTNTELLRIGIKEGFANAILIKLNQIGTVIETLDTIEMAKRANYTAVVSHRSGETEDPFIADLAVAVNSGQIKTGAPARSERNAKYNQLLRIEESLNGSAVFRGMDVFYNLEF comes from the coding sequence ATGTCAAGGATAGTTGACGTTAGGGCTAGGGAAATTCTTGATTCAAGAGGAAATCCTACAGTTGAAGTTGAAGTTACCCTTGAAAGCGGAGCTATTGGAAGGGCTGCCGTTCCAAGTGGTGCCTCAACAGGTGAAAAGGAGGCCCTTGAGCTGAGGGATAAGGATCCAAAGAGGTACATGGGCAAAGGAGTACTCAAGGCAGTTAAAAACGTTAATGAAGTTATCGCTCCAGCCCTTGTAGGGGTTGAAGCTCTTGATCAGGTAAACGTTGATAGGCTTATGCTTGAGCTTGATGGAACTCCGAATAAGAGTAACCTTGGGGCAAATGCAATTCTCGGCGTTTCAATGGCAGTCTGCAGGGCTGCTGCTGAAGAGCTTGGACTTCCTCTCTTTAGGTACCTTGGAGGAACAAATGCAAAGGAGCTCCCCGTTCCGATGATGAACATTCTAAACGGGGGAGTTCACGCAGATAACAACGTTGACCTTCAGGAATTTATGATAATGCCGGTTGGAGGGGAGACCTACTCAGAAGCCCTAAGGATGGGAGTTGAGGTTTACCACACGTTAAAGAAGGTCTTAAAGAGGATGGGGCACTCAACAAACGTTGGAGATGAAGGGGGATTCGCTCCAAACCTCTCCTCAAACGAAGAGGCCCTTCAAGTGATAATGAGGGCGATTGAGGAGGCTGGTTATACTCCTGGAGAGGACGTTGTCCTTGCCCTAGATGCGGCTTCTTCAGAGTTTTACAAGGGAGACGGAGTTTACGAGCTTGCAGGCGAAGGTAAGAGGTTAAACAGGGAGGAGCTTGTAGACTTTTACAGGAAGCTCGTTGAGAAGTACCCGATTATCTCCATTGAGGATGGAATGGCCGAAGACGACTATGAAGGTTGGAAGTTGCTGACTGCCGCCCTTGGAGATAGGGTTCAGCTTGTTGGAGATGACGTTTTCTGTACGAATACTGAACTCCTAAGAATCGGAATAAAGGAAGGCTTTGCAAACGCTATTCTCATTAAGCTTAACCAGATAGGAACTGTTATAGAGACCCTTGACACTATAGAGATGGCAAAGAGAGCAAACTACACGGCCGTTGTCTCCCACCGTTCGGGGGAGACTGAGGATCCATTCATTGCAGACCTTGCAGTAGCCGTTAATAGTGGCCAAATTAAGACTGGAGCTCCTGCAAGAAGCGAGAGGAACGCCAAGTACAACCAGCTTTTAAGGATTGAAGAGTCATTAAACGGTTCTGCAGTCTTTAGGGGAATGGACGTCTTTTACAACCTTGAGTTCTAA
- a CDS encoding C-GCAxxG-C-C family protein, giving the protein MEISQILENMNFIRESFGERTLRSFDLKRIGELSFSFYWEYNCEYGVVTAFSEEAGLKLDYLEVKSFTSLLPYRWNKVCGALTGAFWVFALTLEPSEFKTAVERLVDFHNETPLPLFKPPQMARLPKAPARSILCRNSIINWCKATGISPRSRERNFRCAAITADVALKCGQIVRELSPVG; this is encoded by the coding sequence ATGGAAATTTCACAAATCCTTGAAAACATGAACTTTATTAGAGAGAGTTTTGGGGAGCGTACCTTAAGAAGCTTTGACCTAAAGAGGATTGGGGAGCTTTCCTTTAGCTTCTACTGGGAGTATAACTGTGAGTACGGGGTAGTTACGGCCTTTAGCGAGGAGGCCGGTCTTAAACTTGATTACTTGGAAGTAAAGAGTTTCACCTCACTTTTACCTTACAGGTGGAATAAGGTTTGCGGTGCACTTACCGGAGCTTTCTGGGTTTTTGCACTTACTTTAGAACCTTCCGAGTTTAAAACGGCTGTAGAGAGGCTTGTTGACTTTCACAATGAGACTCCGCTTCCTCTCTTTAAACCTCCCCAAATGGCTAGACTTCCAAAGGCACCTGCCAGGTCAATACTGTGTAGGAACTCTATTATTAACTGGTGTAAGGCTACGGGAATTAGTCCCAGGAGCAGGGAGAGGAACTTCAGGTGTGCTGCAATTACTGCCGATGTTGCGCTAAAGTGCGGTCAAATAGTGAGGGAGTTAAGCCCTGTAGGTTAG
- a CDS encoding toprim domain-containing protein, translating into MDGELKRFLYRLKRFMLGKEGWVVLVEGKRDKMALERFDIGPVYTMKGRKFHDIAEELSEKYEGVVILTDLDRTGEDIYRKLSKILESYGLKVDGSFREDLKRSGVKFVEKIPQRVLEEGWN; encoded by the coding sequence ATGGATGGAGAGCTTAAGAGGTTTCTCTACAGGTTAAAGAGGTTTATGCTCGGTAAAGAGGGGTGGGTCGTTTTGGTGGAGGGGAAGAGGGATAAGATGGCCCTTGAGCGTTTTGACATTGGACCTGTTTATACGATGAAGGGAAGGAAGTTTCACGATATAGCCGAAGAACTCTCGGAAAAGTACGAAGGAGTAGTTATCCTGACAGACCTTGATAGGACAGGAGAGGATATTTACAGGAAGCTTTCAAAGATCCTTGAGAGTTATGGCCTTAAAGTTGATGGTTCTTTTAGGGAAGATTTAAAGAGGAGTGGTGTTAAATTTGTAGAGAAAATACCACAAAGAGTTTTGGAGGAAGGATGGAACTAG